The Desulfatiglans sp. genome segment GGAAACCCAGAAGCTGCTTGTGGGGTTTACTGCCACACCCAAAAGGGGTGATGGTGTGGGGCTTAACGAAGTATATCAGGAGATCGTCTATTCAAAGCCGCTTCCTGACATGATAAAGGATGGTTATCTTTCGCCTGTTGCGGGTTACAGGGTTGAGACAGATGTTGACCTTACACGTGTGAAGACACGCATGGGCGATTTTGTTACATCACAGCTTTCAAGCGCAGTTAATATTGAGCCAAGAAACAGGATCATAACAAAAGTGTATAATGACTATCTCAAGGGCAAGAAGACCCTCTGCTTCTGTGTTGATGTTGCCCATGCATTAAGTGTTGCCGGTTCATTTAAGGGGCAGGGCATAAATGCTGAGGCTATTACTGGTGATATGGATTCGCAAAGGAGGGGCGAGATACTGAAATGTTTCAGCGAAGGCAATATTGATGTGCTGGCTAACTGCATGGTACTCACAGAGGGGTATGATGAGCCGTCTGTTGAGGGGATCATACTTGCACGCCCTACAAAGTCATCACTGCTTTACACCCAGATGATAGGCAGGGGTACAAGGCTGCACCCAGGTAAGGAAAATGTTACTGTAATAGACATAGTGGATGTCACAAAGGGGCACAGCCTTTCTACCCTTCCATCTCTTTTTGGCCTGTCACCGGACTTTAACCTTGAGGGTCACACAACAGACGAGGCAAGGGAGGCCATCAGGTGGGTGGAGGCAAACAGGCCATGGGTGCCTGTTGAAAAGGCATCATCGCTTTCTAATCTCAGGTACAGGTGCACAAAGATAGACCTGTTTGATCTCAAGACCCCTGATGAGGTTATCTACTTTGCAGACTTTGCATGGGTGAGTATGGGTGGAGGTGGTTATAAGTTATCTCTTTCAAATGGAAGAAGGATTACCATCATGCCCACTATTCTTGGAAATTATGAGATTGTCTTTATTGAAAAGGGCGTTGAAAGGATAATAGCTGAGACAAAAGAGCTGCCCGCTGCCATATATGAGGCAGAAAAGTTCATTAAGAATGAGTTCAATGATCTTATTCCCCTGTTGAGTTTGTATTCAAGGTGGCGAAACCAGCCTGCAACTGAAAAACAGCTTGCTATATTATTAAGCAGAAACCTTGATGTGCCAAAAGGGATAACAAAGGGCCAGGCAAGTCACCTGATTGGCATGCTTTCATAGGGCTTGACTAAGACGTATAAAAAAATATATATTGTACGGCATGAATACAAAGCTTACATTAAGAATGGATGAAAGTACCGTTCAGAAGGCCAAATTGGAGGCAAAACTAAGGGGCAAATCTGTCTCACAAATGATTTCTGATTTTATCGAATCCATTGATTCAAAAAAACCATGTATTAAGAAACTGCCCCCTGTTACCTCAAAGCTGGCTGGTATTTTAAAGGGGAAAGATGTATCAGAAGATGACTATAAAGCCCATCTCATGGAGAAGTATCTTTGAAGGCTCTTATTGATACCAATATAATCCTGGATGTGCTGCTTGAACGTAAATCTTTTTTTAAACCTGCTGTTGAAATATTCTGCCTTGCTGAAGATTCTAAAATAGAGGCTTTTATCTGCGCTACAACAGTTACAACCATCGATTATCTCTTAACAAAATCTCTTCCGGTTAAAAAGGCCAGAATGGCTTTAAGTCACATTATAAGCCTGTTTGAAATAGCTCCTGTCAATAAAGCTGTAATTGAACGGGCGCTTAATAGCAGGGTTACTGATTTTGAAGATGCTGTGCTGGAAGAGTCAGGCAAAATAGCGGGCGTGGATTGTATTATAACAAGAAATGTAAAAGACTTTAAATATGCATCAATCAAGGTTTTTGAACCTATTGAATTTTTAGCTATATTTTAAAACAGGAGATGATTATGACAGCTTCAAAAAACAAACCAAAGGCAGTAGTGAGCACCAACCTGATAGTACCTGAGGGTGTTCACAATTTTGAATCCGATGACCTTGCAGACAAATCCCCAAAGGATGATCCCATTAAAAGGGTTATCTATATTGATGACAGGGTTATTCCGGGGGCATTTTATGTTGAGGCCGCATGGGCAGTTGATTCCCTGCCGCGTGAACATCCTGAACATGCCCATGATTATGATGAGATATGCGGTTTTGTCGGGAGTGACATGTCGGATACAACCGATCTGGGCGGCGAGGTTGATTTCAGTATTGATGGTAA includes the following:
- a CDS encoding DEAD/DEAH box helicase translates to MTGRNDKSSFSLRAYQKECLEAIYEGYRRGIRRALVSLPTGSGKTVIFSEFPRYFRMKRQMIVLAHRAELLDQAKDKITRANPGLKVEVEQADRVASPESDVIIASVPTLGRAESKRLAALDPDRFFLIIVDEAHHSTAETYKRILEYLGVFHPETQKLLVGFTATPKRGDGVGLNEVYQEIVYSKPLPDMIKDGYLSPVAGYRVETDVDLTRVKTRMGDFVTSQLSSAVNIEPRNRIITKVYNDYLKGKKTLCFCVDVAHALSVAGSFKGQGINAEAITGDMDSQRRGEILKCFSEGNIDVLANCMVLTEGYDEPSVEGIILARPTKSSLLYTQMIGRGTRLHPGKENVTVIDIVDVTKGHSLSTLPSLFGLSPDFNLEGHTTDEAREAIRWVEANRPWVPVEKASSLSNLRYRCTKIDLFDLKTPDEVIYFADFAWVSMGGGGYKLSLSNGRRITIMPTILGNYEIVFIEKGVERIIAETKELPAAIYEAEKFIKNEFNDLIPLLSLYSRWRNQPATEKQLAILLSRNLDVPKGITKGQASHLIGMLS
- a CDS encoding antitoxin, whose protein sequence is MNTKLTLRMDESTVQKAKLEAKLRGKSVSQMISDFIESIDSKKPCIKKLPPVTSKLAGILKGKDVSEDDYKAHLMEKYL
- a CDS encoding PIN domain-containing protein; the encoded protein is MKALIDTNIILDVLLERKSFFKPAVEIFCLAEDSKIEAFICATTVTTIDYLLTKSLPVKKARMALSHIISLFEIAPVNKAVIERALNSRVTDFEDAVLEESGKIAGVDCIITRNVKDFKYASIKVFEPIEFLAIF
- a CDS encoding cupin domain-containing protein, which gives rise to MTASKNKPKAVVSTNLIVPEGVHNFESDDLADKSPKDDPIKRVIYIDDRVIPGAFYVEAAWAVDSLPREHPEHAHDYDEICGFVGSDMSDTTDLGGEVDFSIDGKKMTITKTCFIFIPAGVKHGGLNFRKINKPVFQIAMSPMKRFVSDPPT